A region from the Colwellia sp. PAMC 21821 genome encodes:
- a CDS encoding metallophosphoesterase, with product MIPKALTVAQLSDSHLFADRNGKHHQANVYQNLKNVLLAIKKQPLIDAIVFTGDLTQDHTAASYQLFVHAFEECEITTPVYYVAGNHDEPALLKQHLARAPFCQNSVIENDYWQVLLLESKSATPAGVIDEVECDRAGSIINSTKSQLLLTHHHAVDAGFFIDQHGLLNKAPLQQLLTAYPSIKALGCGHIHQALTLPVKLPHREISLYTCPATSIQFDVNSETAKSNGQPPGYQLFTLKDTGEITCTVFFV from the coding sequence ATGATCCCTAAAGCACTTACCGTAGCGCAATTGAGTGACAGTCACTTGTTCGCAGATCGCAATGGCAAACACCACCAAGCGAATGTATACCAAAATTTAAAAAATGTGCTGTTGGCAATTAAAAAACAGCCATTGATAGATGCCATTGTTTTCACGGGTGATTTAACTCAAGACCATACAGCAGCATCTTATCAACTGTTTGTTCATGCTTTTGAAGAATGTGAAATTACTACACCGGTCTATTATGTGGCGGGAAACCATGACGAACCAGCACTGCTAAAACAGCACCTTGCCCGTGCACCATTTTGTCAAAATAGCGTAATCGAAAATGATTATTGGCAAGTATTGTTGTTAGAAAGTAAAAGTGCGACCCCTGCAGGTGTTATTGATGAAGTGGAATGTGATAGGGCGGGCAGTATTATTAACTCAACCAAATCGCAATTGTTATTAACCCATCATCATGCTGTTGATGCTGGTTTTTTTATTGATCAACATGGTTTGCTTAATAAAGCACCTTTGCAACAATTACTAACAGCGTATCCTTCAATTAAAGCACTTGGTTGTGGTCATATTCATCAAGCATTAACTTTGCCGGTAAAGCTGCCTCACAGAGAGATAAGTTTATATACCTGTCCTGCTACATCAATTCAGTTTGATGTAAATTCAGAGACTGCGAAGTCGAATGGACAACCACCAGGCTATCAACTATTTACCCTTAAGGATACAGGCGAAATAACCTGTACAGTGTTCTTTGTCTAA
- a CDS encoding DUF1249 domain-containing protein: MSVVAKKYRPHLPTLMSLFEVNYMLLLRVLADKELVGEQRCFFISDFLSYRVQINEVTKYTTLLTINQEANIHGYNLTALFRPKMVIRLYHDARMAEVISNQDVKQIQPRYDYPNDKMHLPDEKQQVNYFLKEWLQLCLQLGQVHINMTKNS; encoded by the coding sequence ATGTCTGTTGTTGCAAAAAAATATCGCCCACATTTACCAACGTTAATGTCCTTGTTTGAGGTTAATTATATGTTGCTGCTGCGTGTGCTTGCTGATAAAGAATTGGTCGGAGAGCAGCGCTGTTTCTTTATTTCTGACTTTTTAAGTTATCGAGTTCAGATTAATGAAGTTACAAAATACACAACATTACTGACGATTAACCAAGAAGCAAATATTCACGGCTATAATTTAACCGCATTATTTCGTCCGAAAATGGTGATTCGCTTGTATCATGACGCCCGCATGGCTGAAGTGATCAGTAATCAAGATGTAAAGCAGATACAGCCACGTTATGATTACCCCAATGACAAAATGCATTTACCTGATGAAAAACAACAAGTGAACTATTTTTTAAAAGAATGGTTACAGCTTTGTTTACAATTAGGCCAAGTGCATATCAATATGACTAAAAACTCTTAA
- the glnE gene encoding bifunctional [glutamate--ammonia ligase]-adenylyl-L-tyrosine phosphorylase/[glutamate--ammonia-ligase] adenylyltransferase — translation MSNSSALPFPPLLVDQQVKSWLQFSQQYPNVTDNLSPERLVLFKNALALSDFILRSALQAPELLVELFNSEQLLSTQTPNYKVMLAEDVDKCSTEEQLQHCLRMFRLEQMVHIAVGDFLLDITLDESLKRLSSLADNMIIAANDWLSTLCQEKWGIPVNSAGEAQSLLVYGMGKLGGQELNFSSDIDLIFVYPEAGETQGLRRSIDNQLFFTRLGQKLITALNQQTADGFVYRVDMRLRPFGESGPLVLSFNAMENYYQDQGRDWERYAMLKARLIGESDYHGQLSNMLRPFVYRRYIDFSVIDSLRRMKAMIAQEVRRKQLNNNIKLGAGGIREVEFIVQVFQMIRGGRESELQHRNLLTVLPLLVTHGELTQQSAKVLTDSYRFLRRVENIIQALNDQQTQTLPDIELDQQRLVTILADENCTNWTTFLEHLTFHMQGIHQQFGELIGEESPNRQAVDQYWTTLWDSQWSDEESITWIEQSPQLLDNTDGVKFSHSESLWLTLRDFRREMIKRSMGSRGRHVLDKLIPTVLWHLAELKLTDQTLARVLGVLTTVATRTAYLELLFENEGALKQLIHLCRNSSWVAEHIAKFPILLDELIDPKLFHQPPLLSSYVAELRETMLRVPEEDQEAQMITLRQFKQAKQLRIAAADITDILPLTKVSDHLTALAEALVEEVANLAWQQMALRFGVPNSKLDGQDKGFAVIGYGKLGGIELGYSSDLDLVFVHDADIAEMTSGEKSISAGQFYLKLAQRMMHLFNTRMANGILYELDMRLRPSGNAGLLMVHIDTFGHYQSNDAWTWEHQALVRTRVIYGHAALAARFKEIKRDILMRTRDKALLREDVIKMRDKMRQHLDKSTTSEVDIKQGLGGLVDIEFLVQYLVLAHAAQHPKLSDYSDNINLLEYLANVGVITAHQQQALIDNYCKLRDVSHHATLQNSLAMIPADEFSAEHSEVMVIVKALLK, via the coding sequence GTGTCTAATTCATCTGCTTTGCCTTTTCCGCCATTGCTTGTAGACCAGCAAGTTAAAAGTTGGCTCCAGTTTTCGCAACAATATCCTAATGTTACCGACAATTTATCACCAGAGCGGTTAGTGCTTTTTAAAAATGCATTAGCGCTAAGTGACTTTATTTTACGCAGTGCTTTACAAGCACCAGAGTTGCTTGTTGAACTTTTTAACAGTGAGCAGTTACTCTCGACTCAAACACCTAACTATAAAGTTATGCTCGCTGAAGATGTAGATAAGTGCTCAACAGAAGAACAACTGCAACATTGCCTTAGAATGTTCCGTTTAGAGCAAATGGTGCATATTGCCGTTGGTGATTTTCTGTTAGATATAACGCTTGATGAATCGTTAAAAAGGCTGTCGTCGTTAGCCGATAACATGATAATTGCAGCCAATGATTGGTTATCAACACTGTGCCAAGAAAAATGGGGTATACCGGTTAATTCTGCCGGAGAAGCACAAAGTTTATTGGTTTATGGCATGGGAAAATTAGGCGGCCAAGAGCTTAACTTCTCATCTGATATAGATTTGATTTTTGTTTACCCTGAAGCCGGTGAAACACAAGGACTTAGACGTAGTATCGACAATCAGTTATTTTTTACCCGTTTAGGACAAAAATTAATTACCGCGTTAAACCAGCAAACAGCCGATGGTTTTGTTTATCGTGTTGATATGCGCTTGCGACCTTTTGGCGAAAGTGGGCCTTTAGTATTGTCGTTTAATGCGATGGAAAATTATTATCAAGATCAGGGGCGTGATTGGGAGCGCTATGCGATGTTAAAGGCGCGTTTGATTGGCGAGAGTGATTATCACGGGCAATTGTCTAATATGTTGCGACCTTTTGTTTATCGGCGCTATATCGATTTTAGTGTTATTGATAGCCTGCGAAGAATGAAAGCTATGATTGCTCAAGAAGTTAGACGCAAGCAGCTCAACAATAATATTAAATTGGGTGCTGGTGGTATCCGGGAAGTAGAGTTTATTGTGCAAGTTTTTCAGATGATCAGAGGGGGTCGAGAAAGCGAATTACAGCACCGTAATTTACTGACCGTTTTACCTTTATTAGTCACGCACGGTGAGCTTACACAACAGAGCGCGAAAGTTTTAACCGATAGCTATCGCTTTTTGCGTCGTGTTGAAAACATTATTCAAGCGTTAAATGATCAACAAACGCAAACTTTACCAGATATTGAATTAGACCAGCAACGCTTAGTCACTATTCTTGCAGATGAAAACTGTACCAATTGGACGACTTTTCTAGAACACCTTACTTTTCATATGCAGGGCATTCATCAACAGTTTGGAGAATTAATTGGTGAGGAAAGTCCAAATCGTCAAGCGGTTGATCAATACTGGACCACACTTTGGGATAGCCAATGGAGTGATGAAGAATCAATTACTTGGATTGAGCAGTCGCCTCAGTTACTAGACAATACCGATGGTGTTAAGTTTTCACATAGCGAATCGTTATGGCTAACCTTAAGAGATTTTCGTCGTGAAATGATTAAACGCAGTATGGGTAGTCGTGGCAGACATGTGCTGGATAAATTGATCCCAACCGTATTATGGCATCTTGCCGAATTAAAACTTACCGACCAAACCTTAGCACGGGTATTAGGCGTATTAACGACCGTTGCAACACGTACCGCCTATCTTGAATTACTCTTTGAGAATGAAGGCGCATTAAAACAATTAATTCATTTGTGTCGTAACAGTAGTTGGGTAGCAGAGCACATTGCTAAATTCCCAATATTACTTGATGAATTGATAGATCCTAAATTATTTCATCAACCACCGCTGTTGTCTTCGTATGTGGCTGAATTACGTGAAACTATGTTACGTGTTCCAGAGGAAGATCAAGAAGCGCAAATGATCACTTTACGCCAGTTTAAACAAGCTAAACAATTGCGCATTGCCGCGGCAGATATCACTGATATTTTACCGCTCACTAAAGTCAGTGATCATTTAACCGCCTTAGCAGAAGCGCTTGTAGAAGAAGTCGCCAACTTAGCATGGCAACAAATGGCGCTTCGTTTTGGTGTACCTAACAGTAAATTAGACGGCCAAGATAAAGGTTTTGCTGTTATAGGTTATGGAAAGTTAGGTGGTATTGAGCTGGGTTATAGTTCAGATTTAGATTTGGTGTTTGTTCACGATGCCGACATCGCTGAAATGACCTCAGGTGAAAAATCTATTTCTGCTGGTCAATTTTATTTAAAACTTGCTCAAAGAATGATGCACTTATTCAATACCCGCATGGCAAACGGCATTTTATATGAACTAGATATGCGCTTGAGACCTTCAGGTAATGCTGGGCTTTTAATGGTGCATATCGATACTTTTGGTCATTACCAGTCTAATGATGCTTGGACATGGGAGCATCAAGCGTTGGTTCGTACAAGAGTCATATATGGCCATGCAGCTTTAGCGGCAAGATTCAAAGAAATTAAACGTGATATTTTAATGAGAACGCGTGATAAGGCCTTGTTACGCGAAGATGTTATAAAGATGCGTGATAAAATGCGTCAGCACTTGGATAAGTCAACTACGAGTGAAGTCGATATTAAACAAGGGCTTGGTGGTTTGGTTGATATTGAGTTTCTTGTACAATATTTGGTTTTAGCGCATGCTGCCCAACACCCTAAATTGAGCGACTATTCAGACAATATTAACCTACTTGAATATTTAGCTAATGTAGGCGTAATAACGGCACATCAGCAGCAGGCTTTGATCGATAATTACTGTAAATTACGAGACGTTAGCCATCATGCGACCCTGCAAAATAGCTTGGCAATGATCCCCGCAGACGAATTTTCAGCAGAGCATAGTGAGGTTATGGTTATTGTTAAAGCGCTACTGAAATAA
- the tolC gene encoding outer membrane channel protein TolC — MKKTITALFIGFACAASSALANAEDLLSVYQQAKNNDPVVLRAHAQFLATEEGIEQARAILLPQLSASASYTESESEFIPTSDTGQSSGILLTNKSDTTRYGINLDMQLYNHSSWLKLDNAKKVAHQSDVTYQLAKQDLIVRVTQAYFQVLSAKDDLEFSIAEKTAIERQLEQTKQRFSVGLTAITDVHEAQAQYDNAVTDEIRAENKVFNAEEALRVITNIYPRDLNILNTERFSTSRPSPDSANEWQQTAEAKNLELIAERISIDIAKENINIARSGHYPTLSLTGSYGSSDQDNEVNGANFNNPSLDSHSIGIALSVPIYSGGAITSSVRQAQSNYVAASQNMEQAHRNVVRNTRNAYNTVIAAVSAIRSLEQSVVSAQSALKATEAGFEVGTRTIVDVLNSTRNLYNAKRNLSSTRYDYIQNVLALKRAGGTITEQDLADINQGLTATL; from the coding sequence ATGAAAAAAACAATAACCGCACTATTTATTGGCTTTGCATGTGCTGCAAGTAGCGCTTTAGCTAATGCCGAAGATTTACTGTCAGTATATCAGCAAGCAAAAAACAATGATCCGGTTGTTCTTAGAGCACATGCGCAATTTTTAGCGACAGAAGAAGGTATTGAACAAGCTAGAGCTATATTATTGCCACAATTAAGTGCATCAGCAAGCTATACAGAAAGTGAAAGTGAATTTATTCCTACATCAGATACTGGCCAATCATCAGGCATACTTCTAACGAATAAAAGTGATACTACTCGTTACGGTATTAACTTAGACATGCAGTTATATAATCATAGCTCTTGGTTAAAACTCGATAATGCCAAAAAAGTTGCCCACCAAAGTGATGTTACTTACCAGTTAGCCAAACAAGATTTAATTGTCCGCGTTACACAAGCATATTTTCAAGTATTAAGCGCTAAAGATGATTTAGAATTCTCAATTGCTGAAAAAACAGCTATCGAACGCCAGTTAGAACAAACTAAACAAAGATTTTCTGTTGGTTTAACCGCAATTACTGATGTTCATGAAGCACAGGCGCAATATGATAATGCCGTAACGGATGAAATCAGAGCCGAAAATAAGGTTTTTAATGCCGAAGAAGCTTTACGTGTTATCACCAATATTTATCCTCGTGATTTAAATATTTTAAATACTGAGCGCTTCAGTACTTCTCGCCCATCTCCTGATAGTGCTAACGAATGGCAACAAACTGCAGAAGCTAAAAACTTAGAATTAATCGCAGAAAGAATCAGTATTGATATTGCTAAAGAGAATATCAACATTGCTAGATCAGGACATTACCCAACGTTAAGCTTAACGGGCAGCTACGGTAGCAGCGATCAAGATAATGAAGTCAACGGTGCTAACTTTAATAATCCATCACTAGATAGCCACTCAATTGGCATTGCTTTATCTGTGCCTATTTATTCAGGCGGCGCAATAACAAGCAGTGTTCGTCAAGCACAAAGCAATTATGTTGCCGCAAGCCAGAATATGGAACAAGCACATCGCAACGTAGTGCGAAATACACGTAACGCCTACAATACCGTTATTGCCGCAGTATCAGCCATACGTTCATTAGAGCAATCAGTAGTGAGCGCACAAAGCGCATTAAAAGCAACTGAAGCAGGCTTTGAAGTGGGTACTCGTACCATTGTTGATGTACTTAACAGCACTAGAAACCTATACAATGCAAAACGTAACTTATCTTCTACTCGTTATGATTACATTCAAAATGTATTAGCACTAAAACGCGCTGGCGGAACGATTACTGAACAAGATTTAGCGGACATTAACCAAGGCTTAACGGCCACGCTATAA
- a CDS encoding TcpQ domain-containing protein, producing MKFWLLSIVSGLMLIGLALALWLNQELLFSFSQDVADETVATKVDRHHDDKAETDGEADPVAKEEVIKAKKKTNAAADGLSRYYANLHGEMDGKGPKIRNNIVYLPDPEGDLEKILEARRLITRPLRKNWTGNTDSHPFRLGETLYQKLSEYANENDLEMIWWLNRDFLVKDAFRINENIITTSYQVGKAIEGHFENGLSIYFCYQQRAIVLIENSIPYLAKECMLLPKGSS from the coding sequence ATGAAATTTTGGCTACTAAGTATTGTTTCAGGTTTAATGCTAATTGGCTTGGCGTTAGCTTTATGGCTTAACCAAGAGCTACTATTTTCATTCAGCCAAGATGTTGCTGATGAAACTGTAGCAACAAAAGTTGACCGTCATCACGATGATAAAGCAGAAACAGATGGTGAAGCAGACCCCGTAGCGAAAGAAGAAGTTATTAAAGCTAAGAAAAAGACAAATGCTGCTGCTGATGGGCTTTCTCGCTATTACGCCAACTTGCACGGTGAGATGGATGGAAAAGGCCCAAAAATTCGCAACAATATTGTCTACCTGCCAGATCCCGAAGGTGATTTAGAAAAAATCTTAGAAGCAAGGCGTTTGATCACTCGACCTTTGCGAAAAAATTGGACCGGCAACACTGACAGTCACCCATTCCGCCTTGGCGAAACTTTATATCAAAAGCTATCCGAATACGCTAATGAAAATGATCTTGAGATGATTTGGTGGCTTAATCGAGACTTTTTGGTTAAAGACGCTTTTAGAATTAATGAAAATATCATCACTACCTCTTATCAAGTAGGTAAAGCGATTGAAGGACATTTTGAAAATGGCCTTTCAATCTATTTTTGTTACCAGCAGCGCGCTATTGTTTTGATTGAAAATAGCATTCCTTACTTAGCTAAAGAATGCATGTTATTGCCCAAAGGCAGTAGCTGA
- the lpxL gene encoding LpxL/LpxP family Kdo(2)-lipid IV(A) lauroyl/palmitoleoyl acyltransferase: MSKNKVLQPNFKISYLLPKYWLTWLGVFILYSISWLPYRFQLFLGKMIGRLLYKIGSSRKKVALRNLELCFPDMPDAERQVMLKRNFENTGIALLETGMGWWWPNWRVKRKTKVIGLEHIEEAQKQGKGILLLAMHYLSVEINCRGIGYGHPMVVFYRPHNNPLMEYFQFRGRGRSNKYMLGKRDVKGLLRALKEGEACIYLPDQDYGRNRSVFVPFFAVPEAASTTGTLIFARQKNTQTHMLIPTRNDDGSGYTLEIKPMLENFPTGDDTADVLRINQELEKAIMVKPEQYMWLHRRFKTRPNEDDPSLYK; encoded by the coding sequence GTGAGTAAAAACAAAGTTTTACAACCAAATTTTAAAATCTCTTACCTATTACCAAAGTATTGGCTAACTTGGCTTGGGGTATTTATTCTTTATAGCATTTCTTGGCTACCTTATAGGTTCCAGCTATTTCTCGGTAAAATGATCGGTCGTTTGCTCTATAAAATAGGCTCAAGCCGTAAGAAAGTTGCTTTACGTAATTTAGAGCTTTGTTTTCCAGATATGCCTGACGCTGAACGCCAAGTTATGCTGAAACGTAATTTTGAGAATACGGGTATTGCCTTATTAGAAACAGGCATGGGTTGGTGGTGGCCGAATTGGCGTGTAAAACGCAAAACCAAAGTTATTGGCCTAGAGCATATAGAAGAAGCACAGAAACAAGGTAAAGGCATACTGCTACTTGCTATGCATTATCTTAGCGTCGAAATTAACTGTCGAGGCATTGGTTACGGCCATCCTATGGTGGTATTTTACCGACCGCATAACAACCCGCTAATGGAATACTTTCAGTTCCGAGGTCGTGGTCGTTCAAACAAATATATGCTGGGTAAACGTGATGTTAAGGGCTTACTTCGAGCATTAAAGGAAGGTGAAGCCTGTATTTATTTACCGGATCAAGATTACGGTCGCAATCGAAGTGTTTTTGTACCCTTTTTCGCGGTACCAGAAGCAGCATCGACTACGGGTACATTAATTTTTGCTCGACAAAAAAATACTCAAACCCACATGTTGATACCCACGCGTAACGACGACGGCAGCGGCTATACGCTAGAAATAAAACCTATGTTGGAAAATTTTCCAACCGGTGATGACACAGCAGATGTATTGAGAATAAATCAAGAGTTAGAAAAAGCTATTATGGTGAAACCTGAACAGTATATGTGGTTGCACCGCCGATTTAAGACTCGCCCTAACGAAGATGATCCATCATTGTATAAATAG
- a CDS encoding YqiA/YcfP family alpha/beta fold hydrolase, whose translation MINILYIHGFNSSPLSMKAENTRKYFAQHFPEINFHCPQIASSPNAAIKQLEDIIALEPSANWLLMGSSLGGYFATYLAEKYQLQAVLINPAVKPFELMTDYLGEQVNPYTKERYQVNVQHIVELKALEQQNISKNNYLVMVQTGDEVLDYQQAVEKYRHCQLVVEQGGDHSFINYENSLPKIALFFNLPLLQPNDQNI comes from the coding sequence ATGATTAATATTTTATACATTCATGGTTTTAACTCGTCGCCACTGTCGATGAAAGCGGAGAATACGCGGAAGTATTTTGCACAACATTTTCCTGAAATAAATTTTCACTGCCCACAAATAGCGTCTTCACCTAATGCGGCTATTAAACAACTTGAAGATATTATTGCCCTTGAGCCTAGTGCTAACTGGTTATTAATGGGGTCATCTTTGGGCGGCTACTTTGCTACTTACTTAGCTGAAAAATATCAACTACAAGCTGTGCTGATTAACCCTGCGGTTAAGCCATTCGAATTAATGACCGATTATCTCGGTGAACAGGTAAACCCTTATACAAAAGAGCGCTATCAAGTTAACGTACAACATATCGTTGAACTAAAAGCGCTCGAACAGCAAAATATATCTAAAAATAATTACTTGGTCATGGTACAAACCGGTGATGAAGTGTTAGATTACCAACAAGCCGTTGAAAAATACCGCCATTGCCAATTGGTGGTGGAGCAAGGTGGCGATCATAGTTTTATTAACTATGAAAATTCCTTGCCTAAAATCGCGTTATTTTTCAATTTACCACTATTACAGCCTAATGATCAGAACATATAA
- the hldE gene encoding bifunctional D-glycero-beta-D-manno-heptose-7-phosphate kinase/D-glycero-beta-D-manno-heptose 1-phosphate adenylyltransferase HldE produces MKVDIPAFEKARVLVVGDIMLDRYWSGPTQRISPEAPVPIVKIHQDEDRPGGAANVALNIASLNGHVTLLGITGKDEASTTLQTQLSAMNINCQFIQSTDHPTITKLRILSRNQQLLRLDFEESFAELDKQPLIEQTKALVGQHDLLLLSDYDKGTLSEVQALIQVAKAQNIPVLVDPKGTDFSRYRGATLITPNLAEFEAVVGHCKSEAEIVSKGQALLKELDLTAMLVTRSEQGMTLLRHDQEEFHLPTQAKEVYDVTGAGDTVIATLALAIAAKAEFTQASALANIAAGIVVGKLGTSTVSEAELSAELSSGQESGFGVMSEGQLKIAVELAQARGETIVMTNGCFDILHAGHVSYLTTANTLGTRLIVAVNDDASVTRLKGPGRPVNPVDRRMAVLAGLGAVDWVVPFSEDTPQRLIANILPNVLVKGGDYKVEDIAGGKEVIAAGGEVKVLNFEDGISTTKIINAIKRED; encoded by the coding sequence ATGAAAGTAGATATTCCCGCTTTTGAAAAAGCGCGTGTTTTAGTCGTTGGTGATATCATGTTAGATCGCTATTGGTCTGGGCCAACACAACGTATTTCTCCCGAGGCACCTGTGCCGATTGTAAAAATACATCAAGACGAAGATCGCCCAGGAGGCGCGGCCAACGTGGCGTTGAATATTGCATCGCTAAATGGACACGTAACTTTATTAGGGATTACGGGTAAAGATGAAGCGTCGACAACATTGCAAACACAGTTGTCAGCAATGAATATAAATTGTCAATTTATTCAATCTACCGATCACCCAACTATTACTAAATTGCGTATTTTAAGCCGAAATCAGCAATTATTGCGCTTAGATTTTGAAGAATCATTTGCTGAACTTGATAAACAACCGCTTATTGAACAAACAAAAGCCTTAGTCGGACAGCATGATCTTTTGTTATTGTCGGATTACGACAAAGGCACATTATCTGAAGTTCAGGCACTTATTCAAGTAGCTAAAGCACAAAATATTCCGGTATTGGTAGATCCCAAAGGCACTGACTTTTCACGTTATCGAGGCGCGACACTTATTACGCCTAATCTTGCAGAATTTGAAGCCGTAGTGGGACATTGTAAAAGTGAAGCTGAAATTGTTAGCAAAGGACAGGCATTACTAAAAGAACTAGACTTAACGGCCATGCTAGTGACGCGAAGTGAACAAGGCATGACTTTGTTACGACATGACCAAGAAGAATTTCATTTACCTACGCAAGCGAAAGAAGTTTATGACGTAACTGGTGCTGGAGATACGGTTATTGCCACACTAGCCCTTGCTATAGCGGCAAAAGCTGAATTTACCCAAGCAAGTGCTTTAGCTAATATTGCTGCCGGTATTGTGGTTGGTAAATTGGGTACGTCGACGGTAAGTGAAGCAGAATTGAGCGCTGAATTGTCATCAGGCCAAGAAAGTGGTTTTGGTGTTATGTCTGAAGGGCAGCTAAAAATTGCTGTTGAATTAGCCCAAGCACGTGGAGAGACTATCGTGATGACCAATGGTTGTTTTGATATTCTACATGCGGGGCATGTTTCCTATTTAACTACCGCGAATACCTTAGGTACCCGCTTAATTGTTGCCGTTAATGACGACGCTTCAGTGACAAGATTGAAAGGCCCTGGTCGTCCGGTTAACCCAGTAGATCGTAGAATGGCAGTACTGGCTGGTTTAGGCGCAGTCGATTGGGTAGTGCCTTTTAGTGAAGATACACCGCAGCGGTTAATTGCCAATATATTGCCTAATGTCTTAGTTAAAGGTGGTGATTATAAAGTGGAAGATATCGCCGGTGGTAAGGAAGTGATCGCGGCAGGTGGTGAAGTAAAAGTACTGAACTTTGAAGATGGCATTTCGACAACCAAAATTATTAACGCGATAAAGCGAGAAGATTAA
- a CDS encoding NUDIX domain-containing protein has translation MSMTKDPLLRFSLADVEVVEKSRKFQGFFAIDEYLFRHKLYAGGYSKVLKREVFERGDAVGLLPYDPKTDSVILIEQFRSGALRSNTGPWQLELIAGMFSENEIPLDVAIREAKEEANLDLAPENVTKVMDYLSSAGGMSECIHLYCACVDSENVSGVYGLESEGEDILVHVVSRKDAQKLLEQGKILNAATIIALQWLDLNLDKLKSSWK, from the coding sequence ATGAGTATGACAAAAGATCCTTTATTACGCTTTAGTTTAGCGGATGTTGAGGTCGTTGAAAAATCGAGAAAATTTCAAGGTTTTTTCGCAATTGATGAGTATCTGTTTCGCCATAAGCTTTATGCGGGTGGCTACAGTAAAGTATTAAAACGAGAGGTTTTTGAACGAGGAGATGCTGTTGGGTTATTACCTTATGATCCGAAAACAGATTCGGTAATATTAATTGAACAATTTCGCTCAGGGGCATTGCGCAGTAACACAGGTCCTTGGCAGTTAGAGCTTATTGCCGGCATGTTTTCAGAAAATGAAATACCACTAGACGTCGCGATTCGCGAAGCCAAAGAAGAGGCTAATTTAGATTTAGCGCCTGAAAACGTGACTAAAGTGATGGATTATCTTTCAAGCGCTGGCGGTATGAGTGAATGTATTCATCTTTATTGTGCGTGTGTAGATAGCGAAAATGTTTCAGGTGTTTATGGTTTAGAGTCAGAAGGTGAAGATATTTTAGTCCACGTGGTTTCGCGAAAAGATGCACAGAAATTACTTGAACAGGGAAAGATCCTTAATGCTGCCACTATTATTGCGTTACAATGGTTAGATCTAAATCTTGATAAGCTTAAATCAAGCTGGAAATAA